TAACTGGTAAGCTATTAGATGATGAGCCTTTTTATGACAGTTCAGATGCGGATAGCTTTGAGAGTGAAAGTGATGGGGAAACAGATGTTGAAAAATCTGGTATTTTAAGAGCAAGGAGGAAGGACAAAAGGGTCTCATATGATCCAACATGGAAAAAAGTCACGTGACAAGTAAATATGGTCTTTGGGGATGTGAAAAAATTCAGTAAAGCAATCAGTAGGTATGCAATTGAGAGAGGTTGTCAACTAGATAAGATCCACAATGACCAAAAAAGAGTTAGAGTTAAATGCAAAGCTGGTGAATGTCCTTGGCTACTTTATGCTAGCAAAGACTCTAAATCTCCCAATTTCATTATAAGAACCTACAATCCAAAACACAAGTGCTATAAGACCAACACCAATACAATGTGCAACTATAAGTATTTGGCTAAGTACTATAGAAATAGAATTATTTCTCAACCTTGCATAAAGGGGTGGGAAATACAAGATTTGTTCAGGGAAGATATGGGGTTATATGTTGGTAAGTTTGTGTGTTTGAAGGCCAGGAAAATGGTGTTGAAAAGGGTAATGGGTGATCATATTGCTGAGTTTAGTAGAATCTATGACTACAGAGATGTGATTCTTGAATCAAATCCAGGAAGCACTTGTGTGGTAAAGGTGACAGATTGTGATGATGGAAAAAAACTCTTCCactttttctatatttgcttttcagCTTTGAAAAAAGAATTTATTGAGGGTTGTAGAAAGTGTATTAGGTTAGATGGTTGCTTCTTGAAGGAGATATATCAGGGCCAATTGCTTGTTGCTATTGCAAAGGATGGGAATAATCAGATGTTCTCAATAGCTTGGGTTGTAGTTGGAACTGAAAGTAAAGATACTTGGACTTGGTTTCTGAGGATCTTGAAATCTGATTTGGAAATCAATGATGAAGGAGCAGGATTAACAATCATAAGTGACATGCAAAAAGTATGATTCTCAAACTGGATTTAGCTATATTTTTGTTGGTTTTAGCTGCTGTTTAGGTGTTGTTTCTAGctaatttctgttttttttttttttttgttgctttgtTTAGGtgttgttttagttgttgtttttggctaatttcagttttttttgtTGGTTTTAGCTGCTGTTTAGGTGCTGTTTTTAGCTAATTTGAGCTATATTTTTGCTCTTTTTAGCTGTTGTTTAGGTGTTGTTTCAGCTGTTGTTTCTAGCTaattttagtttttatttttgcTCTTTTTAGTTGTTGTTTAGCTGCTGCTTTAGCTGAAATAATTTCAGCTCCTTGTTAGCTAATTTCAGCTCTTAGTTTTGTTTTAGCATATGATTTTGAGCTGTTTTCAGGGATTATATTCAGTTGTTCAAGAGTTACTTCCGGAATGTGAACAAAGAATGTGTGCAAGGCATATACTTGCAAGATGTTCACAAGATTGGAAGGGTACTGAAAGAAGAAAAATGTTTTGGGCTTGTGCTAGATCAACATTTGAAGCTCAACTCAGGAGGAACTTGGACAAATTAACACTGTTAGGTGAAGGTATTTCTAACAGCTTAGCAAGCTTTAATCCTGAAAGATGGTCCAAAGCAATGTTCAAGACAACTTCAAAATGTGACAGTGTGGATAACAATATGGCGGAAAGCTTCAATGCTTGGGTGTTGGGTGCTAGGCACAAGACTATCATCAGTATGCTTGAAGAGATTAGGACAAATGAATGAATACGTTCACCATAGTGGTAGCATTTGCAGATAGCTGGACCTATGACATATCCCCAATGGCAGTGTCGGTATTAAATACAAA
The sequence above is a segment of the Lycium barbarum isolate Lr01 chromosome 6, ASM1917538v2, whole genome shotgun sequence genome. Coding sequences within it:
- the LOC132599831 gene encoding uncharacterized protein LOC132599831, whose product is MVFGDVKKFSKAISRYAIERGCQLDKIHNDQKRVRVKCKAGECPWLLYASKDSKSPNFIIRTYNPKHKCYKTNTNTMCNYKYLAKYYRNRIISQPCIKGWEIQDLFREDMGLYVGKFVCLKARKMVLKRVMGDHIAEFSRIYDYRDVILESNPGSTCVVKVTDCDDGKKLFHFFYICFSALKKEFIEGCRKCIRLDGCFLKEIYQGQLLVAIAKDGNNQMFSIAWVVVGTESKDTWTWFLRILKSDLEINDEGAGLTIISDMQKGLYSVVQELLPECEQRMCARHILARCSQDWKGTERRKMFWACARSTFEAQLRRNLDKLTLLGEGISNSLASFNPERWSKAMFKTTSKCDSVDNNMAESFNAWVLGARHKTIISMLEEIRTNE